One region of Molothrus aeneus isolate 106 chromosome 1, BPBGC_Maene_1.0, whole genome shotgun sequence genomic DNA includes:
- the PIK3R4 gene encoding phosphoinositide 3-kinase regulatory subunit 4, translated as MGNQLAGIAPSQILSVDSYFSDIHDFEYDKSLGSTRFFKVARAKHREGLVVVKVFAIQDPTLPLTSYKQELEELKIRLHSAQNCLPFQKATLSEKAAMLFRQYVRDNLYDRISTRPFLNNIEKRWIAFQILTAVDQAHKSGVRHGDIKTENIMVTSWNWVLLTDFASFKPTYLPEDNPADFNYFFDTSRRRTCYIAPERFVDGSMFATELENMRDPSTPLVDLANSNQRTRGELKRAMDIFSAGCVIAELFTEGVPLFDLSQLLAYRNGLFSPDQVLNKIEDRSIRELVTQMIHREPDKRLAAEDYLKQQRNNAFPEIFYTFLQPYMAQFAKETFVSADERILVIRKDLDNIIHNLCGHDRTEKAEGETKENGLVILVSVMTSCLQTLKYCDSKLAALELILHLAPRLSVEILLDRITPYLLHFSNDSVPRVRAESVRTLTKVLALVKEVPRNDINIYPEYILPGIAHLAQDEATIVRLAYAENIALLAETALRFLELVQLKNLNMENEPNGEEMDETSHPSDNYDTELQALHEMVQQKVVTLLSDPENIVKQTLMENGITRLCVFFGRQKANDVLLSHMITFLNDKNDWHLRGAFFDSIVGVAAYVGWQSSSILKPLLQQGLSDAEEFVIYKALNALTCMCQLGLLQKPHIYEFACDIAPFLCHPNLWICYGAVGFITVVAQYLNIADVYCKLMPYLHPFITQPIIQVDKEIVLLSVLKEPVSRSIFDYVLRSKDITSLFRHLHLRQMKRTGALSECPPPEDPAIAQLLKKLLSQGMTEEEEDKLLALKDFMLKSNKAKANIVDQSHLHDNGHKGVIDLSALGITGRQVDLVKTKQDSDDKRARKHVKQDSNVNEEWKSMFGSLEPTNISQPISKGHGQTTDPEAIQAGKPLRSESSAGICATLSSSPQASDGAVVQPRKPTLQALSSTMSPSAHQLRITTCKTELQQLIQQKREQCNAERLAKQMMENAEWESKPPPPGWRPKGLLVAHLHEHKSAVNRIRVSDEHSIFATCSNDGTVKVWNSQKMEGKTTTTRSILTYSRIGGHVKTLTFCQGSHYLAIASDNGAIQLLGIESSKLPKSPKIHPIQSRSLDLKDDGCVVDIHHFNSGAQSVLAYGTVNGSLVGWDLRSSSNAWTLKHDLKLGLITSFAVDIHQCWLCIGTSNGTMACWDMRFQLPISSHSHPSKARIRRLLMHPVYQSWVIAAVQGNNEVSMWDMETGDRRFTLWASSAPPLSELQPSPHSIHGIYCSPASGNPILLTAGSDMKIRFWDLAYPERSYVVAGSSCPSVSYYRKIIEGTEVVQEIQNKQKMGPSDETPRKGPESLPVGHHDIITDIATFQTTQGFIVTASRDGIVKVWK; from the exons ATGGGGAACCAGCTGGCTGGCATCGCCCCCTCGCAGATCCTCTCGGTGGACAGCTACTTCTCGGACATCCACGACTTCGAGTACGACAAGAGCCTGGGCAGCACCCGTTTCTTCAAGGTGGCCCGAGCCAAGCACCGCGAGGGGCTGGTGGTCGTGAAGGTGTTTGCCATTCAGGATCCCACCTTACCCCTGACGAGCTacaagcaggagctggaggagctgaagaTAAGGTTACACTCGGCACAGAACTGCCTCCCCTTCCAGAAAGCCACCCTGTCCGAGAAGGCCGCCATGCTTTTCAGACAGTACGTACGGGACAACCTTTATGACCGAATTAGTACCAGGCCGTTCCTGAACAACATCGAGAAGAGGTGGATCGCTTTCCAGATCCTCACCGCGGTGGACCAAGCGCACAAATCTGGAGTCCGCCACGGTGATATTAAAACAGAGAACATAATGGTGACCAGCTGGAACTGGGTTCTTCTAACTGACTTTGCCAGTTTTAAACCAACTTACCTTCCTGAAGACAATCCTGCTGACTTCAATTATTTCTTTGACACATCTCGGAGGAGAACGTGTTACATCGCTCCCGAGCGCTTTGTCGATGGCAGCATGTTtgccacagagctggaaaacatGCGGGACCCTTCCACTCCTTTGGTAGACTTGGCAAATAGCAATCAGCGAACAAGAGGGGAGTTAAAACGTGCCATGGATATCTTTTCTGCAG gctgtgtAATAGCAGAGCTCTTCACAGAAGGTGTACCCTTGTTTGATTTATCTCAGCTTTTGGCATACAGAAATGGCCTCTTTTCCCCTGACCAAGTCCTAAACAAAATTGAAGACCGCAGTATCAGAGAACTG GTCACTCAGATGATCCATCGAGAGCCAGATAAACGTTTAGCAGCTGAAGATTATTTGAAGCAGCAACGTAACAATgcatttcctgaaatattttacacTTTCCTTCAGCCTTACATggcccagtttgccaaggaaaCGTTTGTGTCAGCAGATGAGCGTATATTGGTAATACGTAAAGATCTGGACAACATCATTCACAATCTCTGTGGGCACGACCGCACAGAGAAGGCCGAGGGAGAGACAAAAGAGAATGGGCTGGTTATTCTAGTGTCTGTGATGACTTCCTGTTTACAGACTCTCAAGTACTGTGATTCAAAACTGGCTGCTTTGGAGCTGATTCTTCATTTAGCACCAAGATTAAGTGTAGAGATTCTTCTGGATCGTATTACTCCTTATCTGTTACATTTCAGCAACGACTCTGTGCCCAGGGTGAGGGCAGAATCTGTGAGGACACTAACTAAAGTTCTTGCTCTTGTCAAAGAGGTGCCACGCAATGATATTAACATTTACCCAGAATACATTCTGCCAGGCATTGCACACTTGGCCCAGGATGAAGCCACCATCGTCAGACTTGCATATGCTG AAAACATAGCACTATTGGCAGAAACAGCTCTGAGATTTCTGGAGTTAGTACAGCTGAAAAATCTGAATATGGAAAATGAACCAAATGGTGAAGAAATGGATGAAACATCTCACCCTAGTGATAACTATGACACAG AATTGCAAGCCTTGCATGAAATGGTCCAGCAGAAAGTTGTGACTTTGCTAAGTGACCCAGAGAATATTGTGAAGCAGACACTGATGGAAAATGGAATAACACGTCTGTGTGTCTTTTTTGGACGTCAAAAAGCCAACGATGTTCTTCTGTCTCATATGATCACTTTCTTAAATGACAAGAATGACTGGCATCTTCGAGGAGCTTTCTTTGACAGCATTGTTG GTGTTGCTGCTTATGTTGGCTGGCAAAGCTCATCAATTCTCAAACCTCTGCTTCAGCAAGGTCTCAGTGATGCTGAAGAATTTGTCATTTATAAAGCCCTCAATGCTCTTACTTGTATGTGCCAGCTGGGGCTCTTGCAAAAGCCCCATATTTATGAGTTTGCTTGTGATATAG cacCATTCCTGTGTCACCCTAATCTGTGGATATGTTATGGTGCAGTTGGATTTATCACTGTGGTGGCACAGTATTTGAATATTGCTGATGTCTATTGCAAGCTAATGCCATACCTCCATCCTTTTATCACACAACCAATAATACAG GTAGACAAAGAAATAGTCCTGTTAAGTGTCCTTAAGGAGCCTGTCAGCCGTTCCATATTTGATTATGTCTTAAGATCAAAGGATATCACGAGCCTCTTCCGACACCTGCACTTGCGTCAGATGAAGAGAACTGGAGCTCTCTCTGAGTGCCCACCCCCAGAGGACCCTGCCATTGCACAGCTCTTGAAGAAGCTTCTTTCACAA GGGATgactgaggaggaagaagacaAACTGTTAGCACTGAAGGACTTTATGTTAAAATCCAATAAAGCTAAAGCCAATATTGTGGATCAGAGCCACCTGCATGATAACGGTCACAAAGGGGTGATTGACTTGTCAGCTCTGGGAATAACTGGAAGACAAGTGGATCTTGTTAAAACAAAGCAGGATTCTGATGACAAACGGG CTAGAAAGCATGTAAAGCAAGATTCAAATGTAAATGAAGAATGGAAAAGCATGTTTGGGTCCCTGGAACCCACAAACATCTCCCAGCCAATATCCAAAGGACATGGGCAAACTACTGATCCTGAAGCCATCCAAGCTGGGAAGCCACTTCGTTCAGAGTCCTCAGCTGGCATTTGTGCCACTTTGTCATCCTCTCCACAG GCATCTGATGGAGCAGTTGTCCAGCCCAGGAAACCAAccctgcaggctctgagcagcacgATGTCCCCATCTGCACACCAGCTGCGCATCACCACCTGCAaaactgagctgcagcagctgatcCAGCAGAAGAGAGAGCAGTGTAATGCAGAGAGACTTGCCAAACAGATGATGGAGAATGCTGAGTGGGAGAGCAAGCCCCCACCTCCAG GTTGGCGTCCCAAAGGGTTGTTGGTAGCTCACCTTCATGAACACAAGTCTGCCGTGAATCGCATTCGGGTCTCTGATGAACACTCCATTTTTGCCACTTGCTCAAATGATGGCACAGTGAAGGTCTGGAACAGCcaaaaaatggaaggaaaaaccaCTACAACCAG ATCAATTTTAACATACTCTCGGATTGGAGGACATGTAAAGACACTTACATTTTGCCAAGGTTCACATTACTTGGCTATAGCTTCAGATAATGGTGCCATCCAGCTTCTTGGTATTGAATCCTCAAAGCTCCCTAAATCTCCAAAAATTCATCCAATACAAAGCAG GTCGTTAGATCTGAAGGATGATGGCTGTGTGGTAGACATTCATCACTTCAATTCAGGAGCCCAGTCAGTTCTGGCTTATGGAACAGTTAATGGATCTCTGGTTGGATGGGATTTGCGATCCAGCAGCAATGCTTGGACACTAAAGCACGATTTGAAGTTAGGCCTCATAACTTCATTTGCTGTGGACATACACCAGTGCTGGCTGTGTATTG GAACGAGCAATGGTACCATGGCATGCTGGGACATGAGGTTTCAGTTACCTATCTCCAGCCACTCTCATCCTTCCAAGGCCCGAATCAGACGCCTGCTCATGCATCCTGTCTATCAGTCCTGGGTAATAGCAG CTGTTCAAGGCAACAATGAAGTCTCCATGTGGGATATGGAAACTGGTGATCGACGCTTCACTCTGTGGGCCAGCAGTGCGCCACCTCTTTCAGAACTGCAG CCTTCTCCTCACAGCATCCATGGAATATACTGTAGTCCAGCTTCTGGTAATCCCATATTACTGACAGCAGGCTCAGACATGAAAATAAG GTTTTGGGATCTAGCCTACCCTGAGAGATCATATGTTGTTGCTGGAAGTTCTTGCCCATCTGTTTCCTACTACAGGAAGATAATTGAGGGCACAGAGGTGGTTCAg GAAATTCAGAACAAGCAAAAGATGGGGCCCAGTGATGAGACCCCTCGGAAGGGTCCAGAGTCTCTCCCAGTCGGGCATCACGATATTATCACCGATATCGCGACTTTCCAGACCACACAAGGGTTTATAGTAACTGCGTCAAGGGATGGGATCGTTAAAGTgtggaaataa